The following coding sequences lie in one Pan paniscus chromosome X, NHGRI_mPanPan1-v2.0_pri, whole genome shotgun sequence genomic window:
- the PIN4 gene encoding peptidyl-prolyl cis-trans isomerase NIMA-interacting 4 isoform X1: MPMAGLLKGLVRQLEQFRVQQQASKMPPKGKSGSGKAGKGGAASGSDSADKKAQGPKGGGNAVKVRHILCEKHGKIMEAMEKLKSGMRFNEVAAQYSEDKARQGGDLGWMTRGSMVGPFQEAAFALPVSGMDKPVFTDPPVKTKFGYHIIMVEGRK, encoded by the exons ATGCCCATGGCGGGGCTTCTAAAGGGGCTTGTACGGCAACTGGAGCAGTTCAGAGTTCAGCAACAAGCTTCCAAGATGCCGCCCAAAGGAAAAAGTGGTTCTGGAAAAGCGGGGAAAG GGGGAGCAGCCTCTGGGAGTGACAGTGCTGACAAGAAGGCTCAAGGTCCCAAAGGTGGTGGCAATGCAGTAAAG GTCAGACACATTCTATGTGAAAAACATGGCAAAATCATGGAAGCCATGGAAAAGTTAAAGTCTGGGATGAGATTCAATGAAGTGGCCGCACAGTATAGTGAAGATAAAGCCAGGCAAGGG GGCGACTTGGGTTGGATGACCAGAGGGTCCATGGTGGGACCATTTCAAGAAGCAGCATTTGCCTTGCCTGTAAGTGGGATGGATAAGCCTGTGTTTACAGACCCACCGGTTAAGACAAAATTTGGATATCATATTATTATGGtcgaaggaagaaaataa
- the PIN4 gene encoding peptidyl-prolyl cis-trans isomerase NIMA-interacting 4 isoform X2: MGAGEERREGTDSPSPESGTDAAGGAASGSDSADKKAQGPKGGGNAVKVRHILCEKHGKIMEAMEKLKSGMRFNEVAAQYSEDKARQGGDLGWMTRGSMVGPFQEAAFALPVSGMDKPVFTDPPVKTKFGYHIIMVEGRK, translated from the exons ATGGGGGCGGGTGAGGAGCGAAGGGAGGGAACAGACAGTCCATCTCCGGAGTCCGGGACGGACGCAGCAG GGGGAGCAGCCTCTGGGAGTGACAGTGCTGACAAGAAGGCTCAAGGTCCCAAAGGTGGTGGCAATGCAGTAAAG GTCAGACACATTCTATGTGAAAAACATGGCAAAATCATGGAAGCCATGGAAAAGTTAAAGTCTGGGATGAGATTCAATGAAGTGGCCGCACAGTATAGTGAAGATAAAGCCAGGCAAGGG GGCGACTTGGGTTGGATGACCAGAGGGTCCATGGTGGGACCATTTCAAGAAGCAGCATTTGCCTTGCCTGTAAGTGGGATGGATAAGCCTGTGTTTACAGACCCACCGGTTAAGACAAAATTTGGATATCATATTATTATGGtcgaaggaagaaaataa